In Paenibacillus ihbetae, the following are encoded in one genomic region:
- the adhE gene encoding bifunctional acetaldehyde-CoA/alcohol dehydrogenase has protein sequence MAVSKASGETKASAETKVKEQTAEQYVQGLIDRANRAQAQFMELDQGQVDRIVHAMAMAGLEKHMMLAKMAVEETGRGVYEDKIIKNLFATEYIHNSIKYDKTVGVIEDNPYDQFQKIAEPIGIIMGITPVTNPTSTTIFKALISIKTRNPIIFGFHPSAQACSREAAAILLEAARKHGAPADCIQWIEEPSMEKTHALMHHPDVACILATGGSAMVKAAYSCGKPALGVGPGNVPCFIEKSADLDQAVNDLILSKTFDNGMICASEQAVIIEEPVFEQVKKKMMAAGCYFMNKEETVKLSAKAMISDKCAVNPAIVGQPAVKIAEQCGLDVPAGTKILVAELDGVGPGYPLSAEKLSPVLACYRVKNAQEGIKRSEEMVAFGGMGHTSVIHSHNEDVIRAFSSRMKTCRILVNQPSSQGGIGDIYNTNLPSLTLGCGSYGRNATSSNVTAVNLINVKRVNRRTVNMQWFKVPDKIYFEKGSTQYLAKMPGISRIAIITDPIMVKLGYVERVEHYLRQRRAPVAIEVFSEVEPDPSTTTVERGTEMLTRFQPDCIIALGGGSPMDAAKAMWLFYEHPDADFKDLKQKFMDIRKRVYKYPKLGQKAKFVAIPTTSGTGSEVTSFAVITDKVSGHTKYPLADYELTPDVAIIDPEFVYTLPKTAVADTGMDVLTHAIEAYVSIMANDYTDGLAIKAIQLVFQYLEQSALTGDKLAREKMHNASTLAGMAFANAFLGINHSLAHKWGGQYHTAHGRTNAILMPHVIRYNAKKPTKFAAWPKYTHFVADQRYAEIARILGLPARTTEEGVDSLILAIRELNAKLGIEESFQQLGIDPQDFENRVDELADRAFEDQCTTSNPKLPLVSELADVYRNAFYGRF, from the coding sequence ATGGCTGTAAGCAAAGCATCTGGAGAAACCAAAGCATCCGCAGAAACCAAAGTCAAAGAACAAACGGCTGAACAGTACGTACAGGGCTTAATCGACCGGGCGAACCGGGCTCAAGCGCAGTTTATGGAGCTGGACCAAGGACAGGTGGACCGAATCGTGCATGCGATGGCGATGGCCGGGCTCGAGAAGCATATGATGCTGGCAAAAATGGCGGTCGAAGAAACCGGACGCGGCGTATACGAAGACAAGATCATTAAAAACCTGTTTGCAACAGAGTACATCCATAACAGCATCAAGTACGACAAAACGGTGGGCGTTATAGAGGATAACCCGTATGACCAGTTCCAAAAGATCGCCGAGCCGATCGGGATCATCATGGGGATCACGCCTGTAACGAACCCAACCTCAACCACCATCTTCAAAGCGCTGATTTCAATCAAGACGCGCAACCCGATCATTTTCGGATTCCATCCATCGGCCCAGGCATGCAGCCGGGAGGCTGCCGCCATTTTGCTGGAGGCCGCGCGCAAGCATGGAGCCCCGGCGGATTGCATTCAATGGATTGAAGAGCCGTCCATGGAGAAGACCCATGCTTTAATGCATCATCCGGACGTGGCATGCATATTGGCAACCGGCGGTTCCGCGATGGTAAAAGCGGCTTACAGCTGCGGCAAGCCGGCACTCGGCGTCGGTCCGGGAAACGTGCCGTGCTTTATCGAGAAGTCGGCGGACCTCGACCAAGCCGTGAATGACCTGATTTTATCGAAGACGTTCGACAACGGGATGATCTGCGCGTCGGAGCAGGCCGTTATTATCGAGGAGCCTGTGTTTGAGCAAGTGAAGAAGAAAATGATGGCGGCCGGCTGTTATTTTATGAACAAGGAAGAAACCGTGAAGCTGTCGGCCAAGGCCATGATATCCGACAAATGCGCGGTCAATCCGGCGATAGTCGGTCAGCCGGCGGTTAAGATTGCCGAGCAATGCGGCCTGGATGTCCCGGCAGGCACCAAGATTCTGGTAGCCGAGCTGGACGGCGTCGGGCCGGGCTACCCGCTGTCCGCGGAGAAGCTGAGCCCTGTGCTGGCGTGCTACCGTGTCAAAAACGCGCAGGAAGGCATCAAACGTTCGGAGGAAATGGTCGCCTTCGGGGGGATGGGACACACGTCCGTCATTCATTCGCATAATGAGGACGTGATCCGGGCGTTCTCGAGCCGCATGAAAACCTGCCGCATTCTGGTGAACCAGCCGTCCTCTCAGGGCGGAATCGGGGATATCTACAATACGAATCTTCCATCCCTGACGCTGGGGTGCGGTTCGTATGGCCGCAACGCAACCTCTTCCAACGTAACGGCCGTTAATCTGATCAACGTGAAAAGGGTGAACCGCAGAACCGTGAATATGCAGTGGTTTAAAGTTCCGGATAAAATATACTTCGAAAAAGGCTCCACCCAATATCTTGCCAAAATGCCGGGCATATCGCGCATTGCCATTATCACCGACCCGATAATGGTGAAGCTCGGATACGTGGAGCGGGTTGAGCATTACTTGCGGCAGCGAAGAGCACCCGTAGCGATTGAGGTGTTCTCGGAAGTGGAACCGGATCCTTCAACGACTACGGTTGAACGGGGAACCGAAATGCTGACCAGGTTCCAGCCGGACTGCATCATTGCTCTCGGCGGCGGTTCGCCGATGGATGCGGCAAAAGCGATGTGGCTGTTCTATGAGCACCCGGATGCCGATTTCAAAGATCTGAAGCAGAAGTTTATGGATATCCGCAAACGGGTGTATAAGTATCCGAAGCTTGGCCAGAAAGCGAAGTTCGTTGCCATTCCCACCACGTCGGGCACGGGCTCGGAGGTCACGAGCTTTGCCGTTATCACGGATAAAGTCTCCGGTCACACCAAATACCCGCTGGCCGATTACGAGCTGACGCCGGATGTGGCGATCATTGATCCGGAATTTGTCTATACGCTGCCGAAGACCGCCGTCGCCGACACCGGCATGGACGTGCTGACACATGCCATCGAGGCCTACGTGTCGATCATGGCGAACGATTATACGGATGGGCTTGCCATCAAGGCCATTCAGCTCGTATTCCAGTATCTGGAGCAATCGGCGCTTACCGGCGACAAGCTGGCCCGGGAAAAAATGCATAATGCCTCGACGCTGGCCGGCATGGCCTTTGCCAATGCGTTCCTGGGCATCAACCACAGCCTTGCGCATAAATGGGGCGGTCAGTACCATACCGCGCATGGTAGGACGAATGCGATCCTTATGCCGCACGTCATTCGCTACAATGCGAAGAAGCCGACGAAATTCGCCGCTTGGCCGAAATATACGCATTTTGTGGCCGATCAGCGGTATGCCGAGATCGCCCGAATCCTCGGACTGCCGGCTCGGACGACGGAAGAGGGCGTCGATAGCCTGATCCTTGCAATCCGGGAATTGAACGCCAAGCTCGGCATCGAAGAGTCGTTCCAGCAGCTTGGCATAGATCCGCAGGATTTCGAGAATCGCGTCGACGAGTTAGCCGACCGGGCGTTTGAGGACCAGTGTACGACGAGCAATCCGAAGCTGCCGCTCGTATCGGAGCTTGCGGATGTATACCGCAACGCGTTTTATGGACGGTTTTAA
- a CDS encoding Crp/Fnr family transcriptional regulator, which yields MNTVDNVLELESLGNIQCFSEQNRNRLLVTMKERALPEGSHLFWEGDLADKLYYVKQGRIKLTKTTDEGKELILYMYHPGDLIGHADPFISSNHSYSAEVLESSVVGVIENKDLELLVCQHCDFAIDFMKWMGVHHRITQTKFRDLMMYGKPGALCSTLIRLGNTYGQQQADGSTLINKKITHTDLSNMIGATRESVNRMLSDLRKKEAIEYAGGLIVIKDLSMLQEICHCELCPKEICRI from the coding sequence ATGAATACTGTAGACAACGTTTTAGAACTAGAAAGCTTAGGGAATATCCAGTGCTTCTCGGAACAAAATCGAAACCGTCTGCTGGTTACCATGAAGGAACGCGCACTCCCTGAAGGCTCGCATTTGTTCTGGGAAGGCGACTTGGCCGACAAGCTTTACTATGTAAAGCAGGGACGCATTAAATTAACGAAAACGACCGATGAAGGCAAAGAGCTTATTCTATATATGTATCATCCGGGTGATCTGATCGGGCATGCCGATCCGTTCATCAGCAGCAATCACAGCTACTCGGCTGAAGTGCTGGAAAGCAGCGTGGTCGGCGTCATCGAAAATAAGGATCTGGAGCTGCTGGTTTGCCAGCATTGCGACTTTGCGATTGATTTCATGAAGTGGATGGGCGTCCACCACCGGATTACGCAGACCAAATTTCGGGATCTGATGATGTACGGCAAACCAGGGGCGCTGTGCTCGACGCTAATCCGTCTTGGCAATACGTACGGGCAACAGCAAGCTGACGGCAGCACCCTGATCAACAAAAAAATTACACATACCGACCTATCGAACATGATCGGAGCCACGCGCGAGAGCGTCAACCGCATGCTGAGCGATCTCCGCAAAAAGGAAGCGATCGAATATGCAGGCGGGCTGATCGTCATTAAAGACTTGTCGATGCTGCAGGAAATCTGCCACTGCGAGCTGTGTCCGAAGGAAATCTGCCGGATCTAG
- a CDS encoding formate/nitrite transporter family protein: MIASDVEAVVQTAVKKKEMMNESLLRYIVSTMLAGAYVGIGIVLIFKLGAPLAAAGSPFQSLVMGAAFGIALTLVVFAGSELFTGNHMVFTMSTLSGKTTILDTLKNWGIVFIGNLAGAVLLSYLVAATGLFKGLPADHLIFTAAAKKMNDPFMELFFRGILCNWLVCLAIWTGMRAKNEVAKLILIWWCLFAFIATGYEHSVANMTLLTLAKILPGHPETVSVAGWISNMVPVTLGNIVGGGLFVGSAYWFISTPKGSKKQQASG, translated from the coding sequence ATGATCGCAAGCGATGTGGAAGCCGTCGTCCAGACAGCGGTCAAGAAAAAAGAAATGATGAATGAAAGCCTGCTGCGCTATATCGTCTCGACCATGCTCGCCGGCGCTTATGTCGGCATCGGCATCGTCCTGATATTTAAGCTGGGGGCTCCGCTAGCCGCGGCAGGCTCGCCGTTTCAATCTCTCGTGATGGGGGCTGCGTTCGGCATCGCGCTGACGCTGGTCGTATTCGCCGGATCGGAGCTTTTTACCGGTAATCATATGGTATTCACCATGAGCACGTTATCCGGAAAAACAACCATCCTGGATACGCTTAAAAACTGGGGGATCGTGTTCATCGGTAATCTAGCGGGAGCGGTCCTGCTTAGTTATCTGGTTGCTGCCACCGGTCTTTTCAAGGGCCTTCCGGCCGATCACCTCATTTTTACGGCTGCAGCTAAAAAAATGAACGACCCGTTCATGGAGCTGTTCTTCCGGGGAATCCTGTGTAACTGGCTGGTCTGCCTGGCCATTTGGACGGGCATGAGAGCGAAAAACGAGGTTGCCAAACTGATCTTGATCTGGTGGTGCTTGTTTGCCTTTATTGCAACCGGCTATGAGCACAGCGTTGCTAACATGACGCTGCTTACACTTGCCAAGATTCTGCCGGGACATCCGGAGACGGTGTCCGTCGCCGGCTGGATCAGCAACATGGTGCCGGTAACGCTCGGCAATATTGTTGGGGGCGGGCTGTTTGTCGGCAGCGCGTACTGGTTTATTTCGACTCCGAAAGGAAGCAAGAAGCAGCAAGCTTCAGGCTAA
- the nirD gene encoding nitrite reductase small subunit NirD, producing the protein MENGQYVVIGQAEDFLPQIGRVVRIGEQEIAVFRTSDHRWFALDNNNPHPKGGPLAEAILSGHYIYDPLYDWKIELATGNVQAPDSGNVRTYPVREREGRVELCLT; encoded by the coding sequence ATGGAAAATGGTCAATACGTAGTGATCGGGCAGGCTGAGGATTTTCTGCCCCAGATCGGCAGGGTCGTCAGGATCGGCGAGCAGGAGATCGCCGTCTTCCGGACCTCCGATCATCGATGGTTCGCGCTGGACAACAACAATCCGCACCCGAAAGGGGGACCGCTGGCGGAGGCCATACTGTCTGGGCATTATATTTACGACCCGCTGTACGATTGGAAAATCGAGCTGGCGACAGGTAACGTTCAGGCGCCCGATTCAGGGAACGTGCGAACCTATCCTGTACGGGAACGGGAAGGAAGGGTCGAGCTTTGCCTCACGTAG